A genomic window from Treponema maltophilum ATCC 51939 includes:
- a CDS encoding ABC transporter substrate-binding protein has protein sequence MNKKTLSVFAALLFLIPVFAAGNKDGKTASKELVIYASVDEENTQKILEAFTADTGIKVQSVHLSSGPALARIQAEAGRPQADVWLGAPSDNHISAKEQGLTIPYKSDAYNHLNAMFKDPDGYWRCFYMNPLCFGVNTAALQKAGAPMPTSWADILKPEYKGIIQAPTPQSAGTAKVMVYSLIEIMGEDAAYKYMASLSKNIQTYTSSGTGPSKGVGVGDCAIGIQFTPAFFNFIQQGYPVKVVFPSEGVGFEAPAVSILKGVKNLEAAQTFVDWLVSKKGQDALSEKQTFFYPVIPEAALGAGMPPFSSLKVVSYNTKYYAENTTRLVERWVNEVLTAK, from the coding sequence ATGAACAAAAAAACGTTAAGCGTTTTTGCCGCGCTGCTGTTTTTGATTCCCGTCTTTGCCGCAGGAAACAAGGACGGCAAGACCGCTTCAAAAGAATTGGTTATTTATGCAAGTGTCGATGAAGAAAACACTCAAAAAATTCTGGAGGCTTTTACCGCCGATACGGGCATAAAGGTACAGTCGGTGCATTTGTCTTCGGGACCCGCCCTTGCGCGTATTCAGGCTGAAGCCGGCCGCCCTCAAGCCGATGTGTGGCTCGGAGCGCCCAGCGACAACCACATCAGCGCAAAAGAACAGGGACTGACGATTCCGTATAAAAGCGATGCGTACAATCACTTGAACGCGATGTTTAAAGATCCCGATGGATATTGGCGCTGTTTTTATATGAATCCGCTGTGCTTCGGCGTAAATACGGCCGCGCTCCAAAAAGCCGGCGCGCCCATGCCGACTTCTTGGGCCGACATTTTAAAACCCGAATACAAGGGCATTATTCAAGCGCCCACGCCGCAAAGCGCCGGAACCGCAAAGGTGATGGTGTACTCGCTTATTGAAATAATGGGAGAAGACGCCGCTTACAAGTACATGGCTTCGCTCAGTAAAAACATTCAAACCTATACGTCGTCGGGAACCGGGCCTTCCAAAGGCGTCGGAGTGGGCGACTGTGCGATCGGCATACAGTTTACTCCTGCGTTTTTCAACTTTATTCAGCAAGGCTACCCTGTAAAGGTCGTATTTCCCTCCGAGGGCGTAGGCTTTGAAGCGCCCGCCGTTTCCATTCTTAAAGGCGTTAAAAATCTGGAAGCCGCTCAAACGTTTGTAGACTGGCTGGTCAGCAAAAAGGGACAGGACGCCTTAAGCGAAAAGCAAACCTTTTTTTATCCCGTTATTCCCGAGGCCGCGCTCGGAGCCGGCATGCCGCCTTTCAGCAGCTTAAAGGTTGTTTCCTACAATACCAAATACTACGCCGAGAACACAACCCGCCTTGTAGAGCGCTGGGTAAACGAAGTTCTAACGGCAAAATAA
- a CDS encoding hemerythrin family protein produces the protein MGDFVSWDSSYDVKIEIVDKQHRHLVALMNELYDACLGERGALEQKFKDVMKELVDYVLVHFKDEERIMESIKYPRIQEHRQKHQNFVKAMLGSVNAYTSGKQFVPNTFVRFLRDWLFNHILIEDKELSRYYFSVKS, from the coding sequence ATGGGCGATTTTGTTTCATGGGATTCAAGCTACGATGTAAAAATCGAAATAGTCGACAAACAGCACAGGCATTTGGTTGCCTTGATGAATGAATTGTATGATGCCTGCCTCGGCGAAAGGGGTGCGCTGGAGCAAAAATTCAAAGACGTTATGAAAGAATTGGTCGACTATGTACTCGTGCATTTTAAAGACGAAGAAAGAATAATGGAATCGATCAAATATCCCCGAATTCAAGAACACCGGCAAAAGCACCAGAATTTTGTAAAGGCGATGCTCGGTTCCGTAAACGCATATACAAGCGGCAAACAATTTGTACCGAATACCTTTGTGCGCTTTTTACGCGATTGGCTTTTTAATCATATTTTGATTGAAGACAAAGAGCTGTCGCGCTATTATTTTTCGGTGAAATCGTAA
- a CDS encoding type I phosphomannose isomerase catalytic subunit, producing MGKKLMFKTKAFISERVWGYERWIASVHPAGQATVDAATEFIGGKNLSSVIGDSYPLLIKIIQANEVLSVQVHPDDDYARIHENSAGKTECWYILDAKPGASLIYGLNGEYGREELRNAIENNSLDGYLQSVQVKKGDFVFIPAGTVHAITGGLRLLEIQESSDITYRLYDWGRGREVHIEKGLDVIKPECNKRVPAFEPFPGRFTCPYFTLEKKDYTAKGRICFEKELTKEQRAAFDTPAAKSGWACLVILSGSGTLESSAGESLTVKAEDCIMLRTEEKITVMPDSALSIMEIG from the coding sequence ATGGGAAAAAAATTGATGTTTAAAACAAAGGCTTTTATTTCGGAACGGGTGTGGGGCTATGAGCGTTGGATCGCCTCGGTTCATCCGGCGGGACAGGCGACCGTAGACGCGGCGACCGAATTTATCGGCGGCAAAAACCTTTCGTCCGTCATCGGTGATTCGTACCCGCTTTTGATAAAGATCATTCAGGCAAACGAAGTGCTGTCGGTGCAAGTGCATCCGGACGACGATTATGCCCGCATTCACGAAAACAGCGCCGGCAAAACCGAATGCTGGTATATTCTTGACGCAAAGCCCGGCGCTTCGCTCATATACGGTTTGAACGGGGAATATGGCCGCGAAGAGTTGCGAAACGCAATCGAAAACAATTCGCTGGACGGCTATCTGCAGAGTGTACAGGTTAAAAAAGGCGACTTTGTTTTTATTCCCGCAGGAACGGTACACGCAATTACGGGCGGTTTGCGCCTTTTGGAAATACAGGAATCGAGCGACATAACCTACCGCCTCTACGATTGGGGACGCGGGCGCGAAGTGCATATCGAAAAAGGCTTGGACGTCATAAAGCCCGAATGCAATAAACGCGTTCCGGCGTTTGAACCTTTTCCCGGCCGCTTTACCTGCCCCTACTTTACGCTCGAAAAAAAAGACTATACGGCAAAGGGCCGTATTTGCTTTGAAAAAGAATTGACGAAAGAACAAAGAGCCGCCTTCGACACGCCGGCGGCAAAATCCGGCTGGGCATGCTTGGTTATACTGTCCGGTTCGGGCACGCTTGAATCGAGCGCGGGAGAATCGCTTACGGTAAAAGCCGAAGACTGCATTATGCTGCGCACGGAAGAAAAAATCACCGTAATGCCCGATTCTGCCCTGTCGATAATGGAGATCGGCTGA
- a CDS encoding YicC/YloC family endoribonuclease, which translates to MTSMTSYAYKEVSTERMFISVEIKSVNSRFLDLNIALPPFLGRLEQDIRARCANRMLRGKVDVYIRVKDFSPDTKVDVDLQAAKNYAEALKKIAEISSPGCEIPLSLIASQEGVLSVRQNCDADMYRSFIEPVFADALEEFCAGRKREGENLKKDILFQLSSLESCALIFKQAVPEAEAFFKNLIVSRFNELLGDKADEQRIMSETAAMLVKYTINEEVVRLFSHLEALKAEIEHNEAPGRKIDFLCQELNREINTIGSKNQTAKLGKTVIDAKNALENIREQSRNIE; encoded by the coding sequence ATGACAAGCATGACGTCTTACGCATACAAAGAAGTGTCGACCGAGCGGATGTTCATTTCGGTTGAAATAAAATCGGTCAATTCGCGCTTTTTGGATTTGAACATTGCGCTGCCGCCGTTTTTGGGTCGATTGGAACAGGATATCCGTGCGCGCTGCGCAAACCGCATGCTGCGCGGCAAGGTTGACGTGTATATACGCGTTAAAGATTTTTCGCCCGACACAAAGGTCGACGTCGATCTTCAGGCTGCAAAAAACTATGCGGAAGCGTTAAAAAAAATTGCCGAAATTTCGAGTCCCGGCTGCGAGATTCCCCTTTCGCTCATCGCATCTCAGGAAGGCGTTCTTTCCGTCCGCCAAAACTGCGATGCCGATATGTACCGCTCGTTTATCGAACCGGTGTTTGCCGACGCGCTTGAAGAGTTTTGTGCGGGAAGAAAACGCGAAGGGGAAAATCTTAAAAAAGATATACTTTTTCAGCTTTCGTCGCTTGAATCCTGCGCCTTGATTTTTAAACAAGCGGTTCCCGAAGCCGAAGCGTTTTTTAAAAATTTGATAGTTTCGCGTTTTAACGAACTCTTGGGCGACAAGGCCGACGAGCAGCGCATTATGAGCGAAACCGCGGCAATGCTTGTAAAGTATACGATAAACGAAGAGGTTGTCCGGCTGTTCAGTCATTTGGAAGCGCTCAAAGCCGAAATCGAACACAACGAAGCACCGGGCCGCAAAATCGATTTTTTGTGTCAGGAATTGAACAGAGAAATCAATACGATCGGCTCCAAAAATCAAACGGCAAAACTCGGTAAAACCGTTATCGACGCAAAAAACGCCCTCGAAAATATCCGCGAACAAAGCAGAAATATCGAATAA
- a CDS encoding ABC transporter permease yields MKREGLSASIKELKKLGKDPLLLAVIVILIASLSLFILYPLVKVCLVSFQSKGKFSLENFKAAFSFWYYRQALWNSLLMGVLTAALGTVTGFVFAYALVRANVPWKKFFNIIATIPIISPPFIGALAIIMLFGNNGFISSSLLKLQQANIYGFKGLLFAQVLTFFPVSFITVRGVLESINPTLEDAAMDLGGNRLKIFLRVTLPLAVPGIASSFLLLFVESLADFGNPLILAGSNFPILSVQAYLEITGMYNLPKGAALAFVLLIPSVSAYMLQKYWISKKQYITVTGKPASSTNNVVSPAARYILFAVLCLIALTVITVYATIIWGACAKTWGHDNSFTLNNFIYVFKVGYKSVADTITIAGIATPVSGILGMVIAFLVVRKRFFGRRYMEFTSMLSFAVPGTVIGIGYILAFNSAPFYLTGTLAIIVLNFIFRYLPVGIQGGVAVLKQIDPSIEEAAIDLGADSNRTFRKITLPLMVPAFFSGLIFAFVRSMTAVSAAIFLVSARWNFMTVQIMSQVESGRIGAAAAFSVILVCIILAAMALIQTVLRLRYHTSGSILSR; encoded by the coding sequence ATGAAACGTGAAGGTTTGAGCGCAAGCATAAAAGAGCTTAAAAAGCTTGGCAAAGACCCGCTTTTGCTTGCCGTTATTGTCATCTTGATTGCAAGTCTCAGCTTGTTTATCTTGTACCCGCTCGTAAAAGTATGTCTGGTAAGTTTTCAGTCGAAAGGGAAGTTTTCGCTCGAAAACTTTAAAGCCGCTTTCAGCTTTTGGTATTACCGGCAAGCGCTGTGGAATTCTTTACTTATGGGCGTATTAACGGCGGCGCTGGGTACCGTAACGGGCTTTGTGTTCGCCTATGCGCTTGTGCGCGCGAACGTTCCGTGGAAAAAGTTTTTTAACATTATAGCGACGATTCCCATCATAAGCCCGCCTTTTATCGGTGCGTTGGCTATAATCATGCTTTTCGGCAATAACGGTTTTATTTCATCTTCGCTTTTAAAATTGCAGCAGGCGAATATTTACGGTTTTAAAGGTTTGCTTTTTGCGCAAGTACTCACTTTTTTCCCCGTTTCTTTTATTACCGTCCGCGGGGTTTTGGAATCGATTAATCCTACGCTGGAAGACGCGGCTATGGATTTGGGCGGGAACAGGCTTAAAATATTTTTGCGGGTAACGCTGCCGCTTGCCGTGCCGGGGATCGCTTCGTCGTTTTTACTGCTGTTTGTCGAATCCCTGGCGGATTTCGGTAATCCGCTCATTCTTGCAGGCAGCAATTTTCCGATTCTTTCCGTGCAGGCCTATCTTGAAATAACCGGCATGTACAACCTGCCCAAAGGAGCCGCGCTTGCCTTTGTGCTGCTTATTCCTTCGGTGAGCGCTTACATGCTCCAAAAATATTGGATAAGCAAAAAACAGTACATAACGGTTACGGGAAAGCCGGCAAGTTCCACAAACAATGTTGTAAGTCCTGCCGCCCGGTACATCCTTTTTGCCGTGCTCTGTCTTATTGCGCTGACGGTTATTACCGTGTATGCGACGATTATCTGGGGTGCATGCGCAAAAACCTGGGGCCACGACAATTCTTTTACGCTTAATAATTTTATCTATGTTTTCAAAGTCGGATATAAATCCGTTGCGGACACGATAACGATTGCGGGTATCGCCACTCCCGTAAGCGGAATTTTGGGTATGGTGATCGCCTTTCTTGTGGTACGCAAGCGCTTTTTCGGCAGGCGCTACATGGAATTTACGAGCATGCTCAGCTTTGCCGTTCCCGGAACGGTCATCGGTATCGGCTACATTCTTGCGTTTAACAGCGCTCCTTTTTATTTGACGGGTACGCTTGCAATTATAGTTTTGAATTTTATTTTCAGATATCTTCCGGTCGGTATTCAAGGCGGAGTTGCCGTTTTAAAACAGATAGATCCGAGTATTGAAGAAGCGGCAATCGATTTGGGAGCCGACAGTAACCGCACTTTCAGAAAAATCACGCTGCCGTTAATGGTGCCGGCTTTTTTCAGCGGACTTATTTTTGCCTTTGTGCGCAGCATGACTGCGGTAAGCGCGGCGATATTTCTCGTATCCGCCCGCTGGAATTTTATGACGGTTCAGATTATGAGCCAAGTGGAGAGTGGACGTATCGGTGCTGCCGCGGCGTTCAGCGTTATTTTGGTGTGCATTATCCTTGCGGCTATGGCGCTTATTCAAACGGTGCTCAGATTGCGCTATCATACTTCAGGCTCGATCCTTTCGCGCTGA
- the murC gene encoding UDP-N-acetylmuramate--L-alanine ligase yields the protein MSADQSPQPFPAEHSPGKKVASSFFKNDLHGAHIHFTGIKGTGMAALVEICAYRGARISGSDVAERFYTDEVLERLGIKPTLFDAAHISADIDVLIYSSAYSPDTNPELIAARKAGIPMLLYTEALGLVSETAYSCGIAGVHGKTTTTGMCGLLLKALDVPAQVLAGSVIPAFGGCTLNVGRRFFVAETCEYRRHFMSFRPRKIILTSVESDHQDYYPTYESIRDAFVDYCLLLPHNGELIYCADDKGAEEVMRIVQSKRADIRLTPYGVNASGDYRIIFGNTGEGVQHFSLAAFDTDFCVSVPGKHIVLNGAAACALAVSLYAESSGEVLSERNKALIAKKLQAGLSRFGGAKRRSETVARCKAANGKDILIVDDYAHHPTAIKTTIAGFRSFYPGYRIIVDFMSHTYTRTAALLDDFASAFSDADEIILHKIYASAREHYDGSVSGKDLYEKVRARHDNVHYFEEVEDALPFTLERLSEPSSPVLFMTMGAGDNWKLGKLIAEKLNA from the coding sequence ATGTCAGCTGATCAGAGTCCGCAGCCCTTTCCCGCGGAGCATTCCCCCGGCAAAAAGGTTGCTTCGTCATTTTTTAAAAACGATTTACACGGCGCTCACATACATTTTACGGGCATTAAGGGAACCGGTATGGCGGCCCTGGTCGAAATTTGCGCGTACCGCGGAGCGCGCATAAGCGGCAGCGATGTTGCCGAACGTTTTTATACGGACGAAGTGCTCGAACGTTTGGGCATAAAGCCGACCCTTTTCGACGCGGCACACATAAGCGCCGATATCGATGTATTGATTTATTCGTCGGCATACAGTCCCGATACGAATCCCGAACTTATCGCCGCGCGCAAAGCCGGTATTCCGATGCTTTTGTATACCGAAGCGCTCGGCCTTGTGTCCGAAACGGCGTACAGCTGCGGCATTGCGGGCGTTCACGGCAAAACGACGACGACCGGCATGTGCGGTTTACTGCTCAAAGCGCTTGACGTTCCTGCCCAAGTGCTTGCCGGAAGCGTTATTCCCGCGTTCGGCGGCTGCACGCTGAATGTGGGCCGGCGTTTTTTTGTCGCCGAAACCTGCGAATACCGGCGGCATTTTATGTCGTTCCGTCCCCGAAAAATAATTTTAACCAGCGTTGAAAGCGATCATCAGGATTATTATCCTACATACGAAAGCATACGCGACGCCTTTGTCGATTATTGCCTTTTGCTGCCGCATAACGGAGAACTGATTTATTGTGCCGATGATAAAGGCGCCGAAGAGGTTATGCGCATCGTACAATCAAAACGCGCCGATATCCGTCTTACGCCCTACGGCGTAAATGCTTCAGGCGATTACCGAATCATTTTCGGCAACACGGGCGAAGGCGTTCAGCATTTTTCGCTTGCAGCCTTCGATACCGATTTTTGCGTTAGCGTGCCGGGAAAGCATATTGTGCTGAACGGCGCGGCAGCCTGCGCTTTGGCAGTGTCGCTGTATGCCGAATCTTCAGGCGAGGTTTTGAGCGAACGGAATAAAGCGCTCATAGCAAAAAAACTGCAAGCGGGACTTTCCCGTTTCGGCGGTGCAAAGCGGCGCAGCGAAACGGTTGCGCGCTGCAAAGCGGCAAACGGCAAAGATATTTTGATTGTCGACGATTACGCCCACCATCCGACGGCCATAAAAACCACGATAGCCGGTTTCCGCTCTTTTTATCCGGGGTACCGCATCATTGTCGATTTTATGTCGCACACATATACGCGCACCGCCGCCCTTTTGGATGATTTTGCCTCCGCTTTTTCCGATGCGGATGAAATTATTTTGCACAAGATTTATGCGTCCGCACGCGAGCATTATGACGGCTCGGTCAGCGGAAAAGATTTGTACGAAAAAGTCCGTGCGCGGCACGACAATGTGCATTATTTTGAAGAAGTTGAAGATGCGCTTCCCTTTACGCTCGAGCGCCTGTCGGAGCCTTCTTCTCCCGTTCTGTTTATGACGATGGGGGCCGGCGATAACTGGAAGCTCGGAAAATTGATTGCCGAAAAATTGAACGCGTAA
- a CDS encoding nucleotidyltransferase family protein: protein MNPTLLVLAAGIGSRYGGVKQLDAVGLHNETLLDFATYDAKKTGFAKVVYIIRKDIEKDFRSRLFDRIAKNFNAEYVFQNPDSLFTSAQLAKISPERKKPWGTVHAVLCAEDAVKEPFAVINADDYYGREAFRTIHGHLAAQSEKSTEHAMVGYVLENTMSRSGSVSRGVCTVENGYLTSIKENTKISYKGNGIVTELENGTFNLTGKEWVSMNLFGFTKAAFEVFHAYWDDFIAKNNSAEKAEALLPSAAGDIVSSGKGKIKFYSTHERWFGMTYPEDRAIVKSEIAAKIAEGYYPEQLWEKN, encoded by the coding sequence ATGAATCCTACATTATTGGTTTTGGCTGCGGGAATAGGGAGCCGTTACGGCGGCGTTAAACAGCTCGACGCGGTCGGCCTGCACAACGAAACTTTATTGGACTTTGCAACTTACGACGCAAAAAAAACGGGCTTTGCAAAAGTCGTGTATATAATCAGAAAAGATATCGAAAAGGATTTCAGGTCGCGCCTGTTCGATCGTATTGCAAAAAACTTCAACGCCGAATACGTGTTTCAAAATCCCGATTCGCTGTTTACGAGCGCACAGCTTGCAAAGATTTCTCCCGAACGCAAAAAACCGTGGGGGACGGTTCACGCCGTATTGTGTGCGGAAGACGCGGTAAAAGAGCCCTTCGCCGTTATCAATGCCGACGACTATTACGGACGCGAAGCGTTCCGCACGATACACGGCCATTTGGCCGCACAAAGCGAAAAATCAACCGAACACGCCATGGTCGGCTACGTGCTTGAAAACACGATGAGCCGTTCCGGTTCCGTGTCGCGCGGAGTATGTACCGTCGAAAACGGCTATCTTACATCGATAAAAGAAAACACAAAAATAAGCTATAAGGGAAACGGCATTGTAACCGAACTTGAAAACGGCACATTCAACCTGACCGGAAAAGAATGGGTGTCGATGAACTTGTTCGGCTTTACAAAGGCGGCCTTTGAAGTTTTTCACGCCTATTGGGACGACTTTATCGCAAAAAATAACAGTGCCGAAAAAGCCGAAGCCCTGCTTCCGTCGGCCGCAGGCGACATCGTTTCGTCGGGCAAGGGAAAAATCAAATTTTATTCGACACATGAACGCTGGTTCGGCATGACCTATCCCGAAGACAGGGCGATCGTAAAATCGGAAATAGCCGCTAAAATAGCCGAAGGTTATTATCCCGAACAATTATGGGAAAAAAATTGA
- the fusA gene encoding elongation factor G, whose protein sequence is MDFTTSQIRNITLAGHGQTGKTAFFEHLLYAGGSIAKPESTESGKTVSDNSPEEIERKISIYASLAHITWKNININVWDTPGSSDFAGEVIAAFRSTESALMLIDGRSGAQIETIKLWRDLDRRNKPRMIFINRCEEDRTDTAAVLKDIREKFKVEVCPVTIPMGKGASYKGVIDVMQGKAYLVPAAGQKESASDIPDAYMADYEDARAVLAGAAAEGDEELLVKFIDDGVLTNEEIERGLKIALLNNRVVPAFVGSTLQDSGFVPLLDFIADIAPDPAQAIETAVGPDGKTAAVKVSPDGSMSALIIKTSSDQFSGRLSYIKVITGTFNADSEVFNIGENRKEKVGKLYRCTGKKLEEIKSLCAGDIGIAVKLPSARTSDTLASDAACLPFVRLRHPEPVYSMAVSAKEKRDEDKMSEMLARIAEDDRTLFYKYNPETKQNVVSGMGELHINITLDKIKSQTKINIETAVPRVAYRETVQRKAQAEYTHKKQSGGHGQYARVVLSVEALPRGETYKFTNAVFGGAISKGYIPGVEKGVKEAMENGVLAGYPVVDTGVTVLDGKEHPVDSSEMAFKIAARNAFRDAMRSAGPILLEPIMNITVWVESKYLGDIMSDMSSKRGRILGQSPLGGGIEEIRAQAPQAELLKYAIDLRSMTSGTGSFETSFDHYDPISGKIADEVIAAAKEFITVASGED, encoded by the coding sequence ATGGATTTTACAACGAGTCAAATTCGCAATATTACTCTTGCAGGGCACGGCCAAACCGGAAAAACTGCCTTTTTCGAACACTTGCTGTATGCCGGCGGAAGCATTGCCAAGCCGGAAAGCACCGAATCGGGAAAGACGGTCAGCGACAATTCTCCCGAAGAAATTGAACGGAAGATTTCGATATACGCGTCCCTTGCTCATATTACATGGAAAAACATCAATATAAACGTGTGGGATACGCCCGGTTCTTCGGACTTTGCAGGCGAAGTTATCGCGGCGTTCCGCTCGACCGAATCGGCTCTTATGCTCATAGACGGAAGAAGCGGTGCTCAAATAGAAACGATAAAATTATGGCGCGATTTGGATAGGCGCAATAAGCCCCGCATGATTTTTATCAACCGCTGCGAAGAAGACAGAACCGATACGGCCGCCGTTTTAAAAGATATCCGTGAAAAGTTTAAAGTCGAAGTGTGCCCCGTTACGATCCCGATGGGCAAAGGCGCATCCTATAAGGGCGTTATCGACGTCATGCAGGGAAAGGCATACCTTGTTCCGGCGGCCGGCCAAAAAGAAAGCGCTTCCGATATTCCCGATGCCTACATGGCCGATTACGAAGATGCGCGCGCCGTGCTTGCCGGAGCCGCCGCCGAAGGCGACGAAGAGCTTTTGGTAAAATTCATAGACGACGGCGTATTGACGAATGAGGAAATCGAGCGCGGTTTAAAAATTGCTTTGCTGAATAACCGCGTCGTTCCGGCCTTTGTCGGAAGCACGCTGCAGGATTCGGGCTTTGTCCCGCTGCTCGATTTTATCGCCGACATTGCTCCCGATCCGGCGCAGGCGATAGAAACGGCCGTCGGCCCCGACGGTAAAACCGCAGCGGTAAAGGTTTCTCCCGACGGCTCGATGAGCGCGTTGATAATCAAAACCTCAAGCGATCAGTTTTCGGGGCGCTTGTCCTATATTAAAGTTATAACCGGAACTTTTAACGCCGACAGTGAAGTGTTCAATATCGGCGAAAACCGTAAGGAAAAGGTCGGCAAACTGTACCGCTGCACGGGCAAAAAACTTGAAGAAATAAAATCGCTGTGCGCGGGCGATATCGGCATTGCGGTAAAACTGCCTTCGGCACGTACGAGCGATACGCTCGCCTCGGATGCCGCTTGTCTTCCGTTTGTACGTCTTCGCCATCCGGAGCCGGTGTATTCGATGGCGGTTTCGGCAAAAGAAAAACGCGACGAAGACAAGATGAGCGAAATGCTTGCCCGCATTGCCGAAGACGACAGAACGCTTTTTTATAAATACAATCCGGAAACAAAGCAAAATGTCGTTTCGGGCATGGGCGAACTGCACATCAATATTACGCTCGATAAAATCAAAAGTCAAACAAAAATCAATATAGAAACGGCCGTGCCGCGCGTTGCCTACCGCGAAACGGTGCAGCGAAAAGCGCAAGCCGAATACACACACAAAAAACAATCCGGCGGACACGGCCAATATGCGCGCGTCGTGCTTTCGGTCGAAGCGTTGCCGCGCGGCGAAACGTATAAATTTACAAACGCCGTATTCGGCGGCGCCATATCCAAGGGGTATATTCCCGGCGTCGAAAAGGGCGTAAAAGAAGCGATGGAAAACGGTGTGCTTGCCGGTTATCCCGTCGTCGATACGGGCGTTACCGTCCTTGACGGTAAAGAGCACCCCGTCGATTCGTCCGAAATGGCGTTTAAAATCGCCGCACGCAACGCATTCCGCGACGCGATGAGATCGGCCGGACCCATCCTGCTCGAACCGATTATGAACATTACCGTGTGGGTCGAATCGAAGTATTTGGGCGATATTATGTCCGATATGTCGTCAAAGCGCGGGCGTATTTTGGGTCAAAGCCCCTTGGGCGGCGGCATAGAAGAAATCCGCGCTCAGGCGCCGCAAGCCGAACTTTTAAAATACGCGATCGATTTGCGCTCGATGACCAGCGGCACGGGCAGTTTTGAAACCTCGTTCGACCATTACGATCCGATAAGCGGCAAAATCGCCGACGAGGTTATCGCGGCCGCAAAAGAATTCATCACGGTGGCGTCGGGCGAAGATTAA
- a CDS encoding ABC transporter ATP-binding protein, translating into MSVQLVNITKIFADHDDKSKEFVAVDSVNITINEGEMVTFLGPSGCGKTTTLRIISGFENQSAGDVYIGGQLVNDLPANKRDTSMVFQSYAIFPHLTVGQNIGFGLELKGMKKNDIRDEVQNIMEIMGLTSLINRQPNQLSGGQQQRVALARAIVNKPKVLLFDEPLSNLDAKLREQMRTEIRKIQKQFGITSIYVTHDQSEAMTVSDRIMIMNKGRIMQIGTPFEIYSRPQNYFVADFIGRANFIDGEAEAGISGEQVSVTVNGKTALYPCAREDIQKGDKVFIVIRPEGLQLSSKETPGSLFEAKVAHTVYLGATMEYELDIAGNAKPILAVSHNPIREGFYKEGERVFLSFDPVSAYVIPQRP; encoded by the coding sequence ATGAGCGTACAACTGGTAAATATTACCAAGATTTTTGCCGACCACGACGATAAGTCGAAGGAATTCGTTGCGGTCGATTCGGTCAACATTACGATAAACGAAGGTGAAATGGTAACCTTCCTCGGCCCTTCGGGCTGCGGCAAAACGACTACTTTGCGCATTATCAGCGGTTTCGAAAATCAAAGTGCCGGAGATGTATACATCGGCGGACAGCTGGTTAACGATCTCCCCGCAAACAAGCGCGATACTTCCATGGTTTTTCAATCTTATGCAATTTTCCCGCATCTGACGGTCGGACAAAATATCGGCTTCGGTCTTGAACTTAAAGGGATGAAAAAAAACGATATCCGCGACGAAGTTCAAAATATAATGGAAATAATGGGACTTACGTCGTTAATAAACCGCCAGCCGAACCAGCTTTCCGGCGGCCAACAGCAGCGCGTTGCTCTTGCGCGCGCTATCGTAAACAAACCGAAGGTGCTGCTCTTCGACGAACCTTTATCGAATTTGGACGCGAAACTGCGCGAACAAATGCGTACGGAAATCCGGAAAATACAAAAACAATTCGGTATTACAAGCATTTACGTTACCCACGATCAAAGTGAAGCGATGACGGTAAGCGACCGCATTATGATAATGAATAAGGGGCGTATAATGCAGATCGGTACTCCGTTTGAGATCTATTCGCGCCCGCAAAATTATTTTGTCGCGGATTTTATCGGCAGGGCAAACTTTATTGACGGCGAAGCCGAAGCGGGCATTTCCGGCGAGCAGGTCAGTGTTACGGTGAACGGAAAAACGGCATTGTATCCGTGCGCTCGGGAAGATATACAAAAGGGCGATAAGGTTTTTATCGTAATACGTCCGGAAGGGTTGCAGCTTTCTTCGAAAGAAACTCCCGGCAGCCTTTTTGAAGCAAAGGTCGCGCACACCGTCTATCTGGGCGCTACAATGGAATATGAACTCGACATAGCAGGCAATGCAAAACCGATTCTCGCCGTGTCGCACAATCCTATACGAGAGGGATTTTACAAAGAAGGCGAGCGTGTATTTCTTTCATTTGATCCGGTCAGCGCATATGTTATTCCGCAACGTCCGTAA